One genomic window of Indioceanicola profundi includes the following:
- a CDS encoding dATP pyrophosphohydrolase produces MSAAEQAGTVTGTVRIVPVSLSDKAMLDRFIRVPFHVNAGDPNWVPPLMMERREALSPKKNPLFAHAEAQLFLAVRDGRDVGRISAQIDRLSPLTAEGIGYFGMICAEDDPEIFRTLFAAAEDWLRARGRTRILGPFNLSINEETGLLVDGFDTPPMLMMPHDPPYAMRRVEELGYAKAKDVLAYHYDIRHDFPPAVRKRLEKPLPPGTVLRRLDMSRYKQEIAALTGIFNDAWAGNWGFVPLTEADTDHLAASIRPLIDRNLVWFVEIDGEPAAFMVTLPNLNEAIRDLNGSLLPFGWAKLVWRLKVKGLKTGRVPLMGVKRKHAKGLSGGMLSWLLIDACRRECLKRGMEFFELSWVLEDNVPMRRIAESIIASPYKTYRIYGKTL; encoded by the coding sequence GTGAGCGCTGCCGAACAGGCGGGTACAGTGACGGGGACGGTGCGGATCGTCCCCGTTTCCCTGTCCGACAAGGCCATGCTGGACCGGTTCATCCGCGTCCCCTTCCACGTCAATGCGGGCGACCCGAACTGGGTGCCGCCTTTGATGATGGAGCGGCGCGAAGCCTTGTCGCCGAAGAAGAACCCGCTGTTCGCCCATGCCGAGGCGCAGCTCTTCCTGGCCGTGCGCGACGGGCGCGATGTCGGCCGGATCAGCGCCCAGATCGACCGCCTGTCCCCGCTGACGGCCGAAGGCATCGGCTATTTCGGCATGATCTGTGCCGAAGACGATCCGGAAATCTTCCGCACCCTGTTCGCGGCGGCGGAGGACTGGCTGCGCGCCCGCGGCCGCACCCGGATCCTGGGTCCCTTCAACCTCTCCATCAATGAGGAGACCGGGCTGCTGGTTGACGGGTTCGACACCCCGCCCATGCTGATGATGCCCCACGACCCGCCCTATGCGATGCGGCGGGTGGAGGAGCTGGGTTACGCCAAGGCCAAGGACGTATTGGCCTATCATTACGATATCCGGCATGATTTTCCGCCCGCCGTGCGCAAGCGGCTGGAGAAGCCGCTGCCGCCGGGCACGGTGCTGCGCCGGCTGGACATGTCCCGCTACAAGCAGGAGATCGCGGCGCTGACCGGCATCTTCAACGATGCATGGGCCGGCAATTGGGGCTTCGTGCCGCTGACGGAGGCGGATACCGACCATCTCGCTGCCTCCATCCGCCCGCTGATCGACAGGAACCTTGTCTGGTTCGTGGAGATCGACGGGGAGCCTGCGGCCTTCATGGTGACGCTGCCCAACCTGAACGAGGCCATCCGCGATCTGAACGGCAGCCTGCTGCCCTTCGGCTGGGCCAAGCTGGTCTGGCGGCTGAAGGTCAAGGGGCTGAAGACCGGGCGCGTGCCGCTGATGGGCGTCAAGCGCAAACATGCCAAGGGCCTGTCCGGCGGCATGCTGTCCTGGCTGCTGATCGACGCCTGCCGCAGGGAATGCCTGAAGCGCGGCATGGAGTTCTTCGAGCTGTCCTGGGTGCTGGAGGACAATGTCCCCATGCGGCGCATCGCCGAATCCATTATCGCCAGCCCTTACAAGACCTACCGCATCTACGGTAAGACGCTGTGA
- a CDS encoding sterol desaturase family protein, giving the protein MWGDAWRGRSYDLGKMTLKELAVAYWTYPAIQVYSALAVVSGVLAVVWAESWLAPLAAVAVAALLYPLAWYCIHRWILHGRWLYKMPWTASLWKRIHFDHHQDPHKLDVLFGSLANTLPTIAAVTVPVGWLIGGPAGSAAALSSGLVCTCVYEFFHCIQHLNYKPRWAWVARIKQLHLQHHFHNEDGNYGIVSYLPDMVFGTYYNSAKERPRSPHVFNLGYDVKEAERYPWVMKLTGSPPRDRPPRATERRPADKDQPEMKAAS; this is encoded by the coding sequence ATGTGGGGCGACGCGTGGCGCGGCCGCAGCTATGACCTGGGCAAGATGACCCTGAAGGAACTGGCGGTCGCCTACTGGACCTATCCGGCAATTCAGGTTTATTCGGCGCTGGCGGTGGTAAGCGGCGTGCTGGCGGTTGTCTGGGCGGAAAGCTGGCTGGCGCCGCTGGCGGCCGTCGCCGTGGCGGCGCTGCTCTATCCGCTGGCCTGGTACTGCATCCACCGTTGGATCCTGCACGGGCGCTGGCTCTACAAGATGCCGTGGACGGCCTCCCTGTGGAAGCGCATCCATTTCGACCACCACCAGGACCCGCACAAGCTGGACGTGCTGTTCGGCAGCCTGGCCAACACGCTGCCCACCATCGCGGCGGTGACGGTGCCGGTAGGATGGCTGATCGGCGGGCCGGCCGGTTCCGCGGCGGCCCTGTCCTCCGGTCTGGTCTGCACCTGCGTGTACGAGTTCTTCCACTGCATCCAGCACCTGAACTACAAGCCCCGCTGGGCCTGGGTGGCGCGGATCAAGCAGTTGCACCTGCAGCACCACTTCCATAACGAGGACGGCAATTACGGCATCGTCTCCTACCTGCCGGACATGGTCTTCGGAACCTATTACAACAGCGCGAAGGAGCGGCCGCGCAGCCCGCACGTCTTCAATCTGGGCTATGACGTGAAGGAGGCGGAGCGGTATCCCTGGGTCATGAAGCTGACCGGCTCCCCGCCCCGCGACCGTCCGCCCCGGGCGACGGAGCGGCGGCCGGCGGACAAGGACCAACCGGAGATGAAGGCCGCATCGTGA
- the lptG gene encoding LPS export ABC transporter permease LptG, which produces MTGVIARYMTRIFLARCLAVLVALAALLQLLDLLDAASAVLERGGGFLDLGRYAALRLPVMLERLVPLAVLIGSLVTLWGLAQNNEVVAMRSAGLTPYQLLWALVPAAAAVAVFHLILADQIAPRAERAFFTWWAATEPPGDEPRKEDPLWLRVGENVVSAQRVREDGQRLEDVRIFVRDEDGRVTERLTASVAVFTPSGWQLEQATRVDLRNDARLERFDELAWDVRLHPANVVELTQPVQNIPFLRLRSILRGQWSGNQSPAYYQTRLHETYSGPLASLVMLLLAAPVAHGLRRRGGAQGALALGISIGLVFLLADGLLVALGEAGVLPPVLAAWGPTLFFTAVGGAILVYVEG; this is translated from the coding sequence ATGACCGGCGTCATCGCACGTTACATGACGCGCATTTTCCTGGCCCGCTGCCTGGCGGTGCTGGTGGCGCTCGCAGCCCTGCTGCAACTTCTCGACCTGCTCGACGCGGCCAGCGCGGTGCTGGAGCGGGGCGGGGGATTTCTGGACCTCGGCCGCTATGCCGCCCTGCGCCTGCCGGTGATGCTGGAACGGCTGGTGCCGCTGGCCGTTCTGATCGGCTCACTCGTGACGCTCTGGGGACTGGCCCAGAATAACGAGGTGGTGGCCATGCGCTCCGCCGGGCTGACGCCTTATCAGCTCCTATGGGCGCTGGTGCCGGCAGCCGCCGCGGTGGCCGTGTTCCACCTGATCCTGGCCGACCAGATCGCCCCAAGGGCCGAACGGGCCTTCTTCACATGGTGGGCCGCGACCGAGCCTCCGGGCGATGAGCCGAGGAAGGAAGACCCGCTCTGGCTCCGGGTCGGGGAAAACGTCGTCTCCGCCCAGCGGGTCCGCGAGGACGGGCAGCGGCTGGAGGATGTTCGCATTTTCGTCCGGGACGAGGACGGGAGGGTGACCGAGCGGCTGACCGCATCGGTCGCGGTCTTCACGCCCAGCGGTTGGCAGTTGGAGCAGGCGACCCGCGTCGACCTGCGGAATGACGCCCGGCTGGAGCGGTTCGACGAGCTTGCCTGGGACGTCCGCCTGCATCCGGCAAATGTGGTGGAGCTGACCCAGCCGGTGCAGAACATCCCGTTCCTGCGGCTGCGCAGCATCCTGCGCGGCCAGTGGTCCGGAAACCAGAGCCCAGCCTATTACCAGACCCGCCTGCATGAAACCTATTCCGGCCCGTTGGCCTCGCTCGTCATGCTGCTGCTGGCCGCACCGGTGGCACATGGGCTGCGGCGGCGCGGCGGGGCGCAGGGCGCGCTGGCGCTGGGCATCAGCATCGGGTTGGTGTTCCTGCTGGCCGACGGGCTTCTGGTGGCGCTGGGAGAGGCCGGGGTGCTGCCCCCCGTTCTGGCGGCCTGGGGACCGACCCTGTTCTTCACTGCCGTGGGCGGGGCCATCCTGGTCTATGTGGAAGGATAG
- a CDS encoding LptF/LptG family permease, whose protein sequence is MARSARRGRFPSSTRLLDRYIMRETTKPLLVSLTVVLIALLMERILRLFDLLANHGGPFDLVLRMAANLVPHYLGLALPAAFFISIFVVVSKFGEENELDALQSTGLSVARFARPFLWMGAGLMVFSILLFGFVQPYSRYAYGAIYHSVVYAAWDATVPQAAFVDAGDGLTITADMVDPTGRELERVFVHQVREGAELVTTAARGVLGTNEERTRILLTLEDGVQLRTPSDAEPQVLSFGRLTLDRDFSLEAPPFRARGGNERELTLLELWGEIHAPFSLTPKSQLEAEFNARLARALTLPLLPLLAVPMGMAAKRARRGVGIAVAAVILVLYNHSLQFGESLGDVGRIPPALGIWVPFVLFSILCAWLFHRAQVRPGENPFGHAFDRIEGLAQDMGRLLPRRRKRKRGAA, encoded by the coding sequence ATGGCGCGGTCTGCTCGGCGCGGACGGTTTCCGTCCAGCACCCGGCTGCTCGACCGGTACATCATGCGGGAGACGACCAAGCCGTTGCTGGTCTCCCTCACGGTGGTGCTGATCGCGCTGCTGATGGAGCGCATCCTGCGCCTGTTCGACCTGCTGGCCAACCATGGCGGGCCGTTCGACCTGGTGCTGCGGATGGCGGCCAATCTGGTCCCGCATTATCTCGGCCTGGCCCTGCCGGCGGCGTTCTTCATCAGCATCTTCGTCGTCGTCTCCAAGTTCGGAGAGGAGAACGAGCTGGACGCTCTGCAGTCCACCGGCCTGTCGGTGGCGCGCTTCGCCCGGCCGTTCCTGTGGATGGGGGCCGGGCTGATGGTCTTCTCCATCCTGCTGTTCGGCTTCGTGCAGCCCTATAGCCGCTATGCCTACGGGGCCATCTATCACAGCGTGGTCTATGCAGCCTGGGACGCCACCGTGCCGCAGGCGGCCTTCGTCGACGCGGGCGACGGGCTGACCATCACGGCCGACATGGTCGATCCCACCGGGCGGGAGCTGGAGCGGGTCTTCGTCCATCAGGTCCGCGAGGGAGCCGAGCTGGTGACCACGGCTGCCCGCGGCGTTCTGGGCACGAACGAGGAACGCACCCGCATCCTTCTGACATTGGAGGACGGGGTGCAGCTCCGCACCCCTTCGGACGCGGAGCCGCAGGTGCTGAGCTTCGGCAGGCTGACCCTGGACCGCGATTTCTCGCTGGAAGCGCCTCCCTTCCGCGCCCGCGGCGGGAATGAGCGGGAGCTGACGCTGCTGGAACTGTGGGGGGAGATACATGCGCCCTTCTCCCTGACCCCGAAAAGCCAGCTGGAGGCGGAATTCAATGCGCGGCTGGCCCGTGCCCTGACCCTGCCGCTCTTGCCGCTGCTGGCCGTGCCGATGGGCATGGCAGCGAAGCGCGCCCGGCGGGGTGTCGGCATCGCCGTGGCGGCGGTGATCCTGGTGCTCTACAACCACTCCCTCCAGTTCGGTGAGAGTCTGGGCGATGTGGGGCGCATTCCGCCTGCACTGGGCATCTGGGTGCCCTTCGTCCTGTTCAGCATCCTGTGCGCATGGCTGTTCCACCGCGCCCAGGTCAGGCCGGGAGAGAACCCGTTCGGTCACGCCTTCGACCGGATCGAAGGCCTAGCGCAGGATATGGGCCGCCTGTTGCCGCGGCGGCGCAAGCGGAAGCGGGGGGCGGCATGA
- a CDS encoding HIT family protein translates to MINPTMAKFGHPQSLIAETTYWTVQLRPQQPTLGALVLVCKEPATAFGQVSPEAFADLQKAVAGAESMLSRFVGYQKINYLMLMMVDPDVHFHVIPRYEGAREHGGVSFPDTGWPGPPALSPAVALSDGQRNALVAELKALWAAVR, encoded by the coding sequence ATGATCAATCCCACCATGGCCAAGTTCGGCCATCCGCAGAGCCTGATTGCGGAAACCACCTACTGGACCGTCCAGCTCCGCCCCCAGCAGCCGACGCTGGGCGCGCTGGTGCTGGTCTGCAAGGAACCGGCGACCGCCTTCGGACAGGTAAGCCCGGAAGCCTTCGCGGATCTCCAGAAGGCGGTGGCGGGAGCGGAATCGATGCTGTCGCGGTTCGTGGGATACCAGAAGATCAATTACCTGATGCTGATGATGGTGGACCCGGACGTACACTTCCATGTCATTCCCCGCTATGAGGGGGCGCGGGAGCATGGGGGAGTAAGCTTCCCCGACACGGGCTGGCCCGGCCCGCCGGCCCTTTCGCCGGCGGTGGCGCTGTCCGACGGGCAGCGGAACGCGCTGGTGGCGGAGTTGAAGGCCCTATGGGCGGCGGTACGTTGA
- a CDS encoding metallophosphoesterase family protein has protein sequence MDAYSFAHLSDPHLPLAPERPLTRALLSKRLPSYISWQRKRFRIHQPRVMDLLLADIDAHDPDHRVVTGDLANIALPSEFEAGETFLRRVGPPDRVTLIPGNHDVLVPSAWEEGLARWRDWMAGDGAPASAEGSGLFPALRIRGPVAFVGLNSGIPTPLGSAQGTLGPEQLATAERVLSDLGGKGLFRVLLVHHPVAEGVVKQRKALTDRAELRAVLKRAGAELLLHGHAHYAHMCSLPGPLGPIPSMTVPSASAVRHKHHDAARWTLVRVRREEGKGWRAEVTLRGLTADEAGFETLGRFDLLLAGPAAGPPTAAA, from the coding sequence ATGGACGCCTACAGTTTTGCGCATTTGTCCGACCCGCATCTGCCGCTCGCCCCGGAACGGCCGCTGACCCGCGCACTCCTGTCCAAGCGGCTGCCCAGCTACATATCCTGGCAACGCAAGCGTTTCCGCATCCACCAGCCGCGCGTGATGGACCTGCTGCTGGCAGACATCGACGCGCATGATCCCGACCACCGCGTCGTGACGGGCGACCTCGCCAACATCGCCCTGCCTTCCGAATTCGAGGCTGGAGAGACGTTCCTGCGCCGTGTCGGGCCGCCGGACCGGGTGACCTTGATCCCCGGCAACCATGACGTCCTTGTTCCGTCGGCCTGGGAGGAGGGGTTGGCGCGCTGGCGGGACTGGATGGCCGGCGACGGCGCACCGGCATCGGCGGAGGGGTCGGGCCTGTTCCCGGCGCTCCGCATCCGCGGGCCGGTCGCCTTTGTCGGGCTGAATTCCGGTATTCCGACGCCGCTCGGCAGCGCCCAGGGCACGTTGGGGCCGGAGCAGCTCGCCACGGCGGAGCGCGTCCTGTCCGACCTGGGCGGCAAGGGCCTGTTCCGCGTCCTGCTGGTCCACCACCCGGTGGCCGAAGGCGTGGTGAAGCAGCGCAAGGCGCTGACCGACCGGGCGGAGCTGCGGGCCGTGCTGAAGCGTGCAGGGGCGGAGTTGCTGCTGCACGGCCATGCACACTATGCCCATATGTGCAGCCTGCCGGGCCCCCTGGGGCCGATCCCATCCATGACCGTGCCCTCCGCCTCCGCCGTGCGGCACAAGCATCACGATGCCGCCCGCTGGACCCTGGTTCGGGTCCGCCGGGAGGAAGGGAAGGGCTGGCGGGCCGAGGTGACCCTTCGCGGGCTGACGGCCGACGAGGCGGGTTTCGAGACGCTGGGTCGGTTCGACCTGTTGCTGGCCGGGCCGGCGGCAGGCCCTCCCACGGCTGCGGCGTGA
- a CDS encoding CDP-alcohol phosphatidyltransferase family protein, translating into MAAVHTVSDSRNDSSVTTSAAAPAAPVGVVVGSSPVRLWGMSSTERLHRIFRRSGLEIAEGAAPAGRAQVLFRADYVFDEPLAKDLIKQPGTVLTDAETGQAVAAHVPPDLAGEVVAMLNAGGAVPESLAARLRVGTPGEISSSYNNQLRKKETPYLLRLTAETLPAIEKRMFSGSYKGVTDLVTKYVWPTPARHVTKWCAIAGLTPNFVTTVSALCVAAAFYLFWTGHFLPGLFFAWMMTFLDTVDGKLARVTLTSSPWGNVFDHGIDLVHPPFWYWAWIVGLAAVGMSLENTALILSIVVIGYVAQRIQEGIFLALFKIEIHIWRPFDSFFRLITARRNPNLLLLTGFSLVGRPDLGMVAVAWWTVLSFLIHCVQIVQALAAKRRGPITSWLSA; encoded by the coding sequence ATGGCCGCCGTGCATACCGTGAGCGATTCCCGCAATGACAGCAGCGTGACCACCTCCGCCGCGGCCCCGGCCGCGCCGGTGGGCGTGGTCGTGGGCAGCAGCCCGGTGCGCCTGTGGGGCATGTCCTCGACGGAGCGGCTGCACCGCATCTTCCGCCGTTCAGGGCTGGAGATCGCGGAGGGTGCCGCACCGGCCGGCCGGGCGCAGGTGCTGTTCCGGGCCGATTATGTGTTCGACGAGCCCCTGGCCAAGGACCTGATCAAACAGCCCGGCACGGTGTTGACCGATGCGGAGACCGGACAGGCCGTGGCCGCCCATGTGCCACCGGACCTCGCCGGAGAAGTCGTCGCCATGCTGAACGCGGGCGGGGCCGTACCTGAATCGTTGGCGGCCCGGCTGCGCGTCGGCACGCCGGGGGAGATTTCCTCCTCCTACAACAACCAGCTCCGCAAGAAGGAGACGCCCTATCTGCTGCGGCTGACGGCGGAAACGCTGCCCGCGATCGAGAAGCGCATGTTCTCCGGCAGCTACAAGGGCGTCACCGATCTGGTCACGAAGTATGTGTGGCCCACCCCGGCGCGGCACGTCACCAAATGGTGCGCCATCGCCGGGCTGACGCCGAACTTCGTCACCACGGTCAGCGCGCTCTGCGTCGCCGCGGCCTTCTACCTGTTCTGGACGGGCCACTTCCTGCCGGGCCTGTTCTTCGCCTGGATGATGACCTTCCTGGACACGGTGGACGGCAAGCTGGCGCGGGTCACCCTGACCTCCAGCCCGTGGGGCAATGTGTTCGATCACGGCATCGACCTGGTCCACCCGCCCTTCTGGTACTGGGCCTGGATCGTGGGGTTGGCCGCGGTGGGGATGAGCCTGGAGAACACGGCGCTGATCCTGTCCATCGTCGTGATCGGCTATGTGGCCCAGCGCATCCAGGAGGGCATCTTCCTTGCCCTGTTCAAGATCGAGATCCATATCTGGCGGCCCTTCGACAGCTTCTTCCGCCTGATCACCGCCCGCCGCAACCCGAACCTGCTGCTGCTGACCGGCTTTTCCCTGGTGGGCCGGCCGGACCTGGGCATGGTGGCGGTGGCGTGGTGGACGGTGCTGTCCTTCCTGATCCATTGCGTGCAGATCGTCCAGGCGCTGGCCGCCAAGCGGCGCGGCCCCATCACCTCCTGGCTGTCTGCCTGA
- a CDS encoding diacylglycerol kinase family protein, with product MIRLGLIRNPKSTRNKGGAGGDLREQAAHLLGFYFAEPATPEELAETLADFARNEVGIVVVDGGDGTVREVLTALPKAYGDENLPAVSILASGKTNLIAADVGTSGHGMKGFSRLMENARNGTLGSHIQRRPVLEARWDDDSHAPVRGTFLGAAAFTKATALAQEKVHAKGFNNNAAVALTLAGTLYRTLFGNDPDRLLDGEPMTVVPDGSNSPQGNRFLFLATTLHRLVMGLWPFWGNGEKPIRYLDISAHPERLSRAVLPLMKGKPTDWMLADGYRSGMASEIRMELTRPFIMDGELFEPGPGGVVRLSTPAVIDYVVP from the coding sequence ATGATCCGTCTAGGCCTTATCCGGAATCCGAAAAGCACCCGCAACAAGGGCGGGGCCGGGGGCGACCTGCGGGAGCAGGCGGCGCACCTGCTGGGATTCTATTTCGCAGAACCCGCAACGCCGGAGGAGCTGGCCGAAACGCTGGCCGACTTCGCCCGGAACGAGGTCGGCATCGTCGTCGTCGATGGCGGCGACGGCACTGTGCGGGAGGTACTGACCGCCCTGCCCAAGGCCTATGGCGACGAGAACCTGCCCGCCGTCAGCATTCTGGCATCCGGCAAGACCAACCTGATCGCAGCCGATGTCGGCACCAGCGGGCACGGCATGAAGGGGTTCAGCCGGCTGATGGAGAATGCCCGCAACGGCACGCTGGGCAGCCATATCCAGCGCCGGCCGGTGCTGGAGGCGCGCTGGGATGACGACAGCCACGCTCCCGTGCGCGGCACCTTCCTGGGCGCGGCTGCCTTCACCAAGGCTACGGCATTGGCGCAGGAGAAGGTGCATGCCAAGGGCTTCAACAACAATGCCGCCGTGGCGTTGACCCTGGCCGGCACGCTGTATCGCACCCTTTTCGGCAACGATCCCGACCGCCTGCTGGACGGGGAGCCGATGACGGTGGTGCCGGACGGCTCCAACAGCCCGCAGGGCAACCGCTTCCTGTTCCTGGCGACCACCCTGCACCGTCTGGTCATGGGCCTCTGGCCCTTCTGGGGCAATGGGGAGAAGCCGATCCGCTATCTCGACATCTCCGCCCATCCAGAGCGGCTGTCCCGCGCCGTGCTGCCGCTGATGAAGGGCAAGCCCACCGACTGGATGCTGGCCGACGGTTATCGTAGCGGCATGGCCAGCGAGATCAGAATGGAGCTGACGCGGCCCTTCATCATGGATGGCGAGCTGTTCGAGCCCGGACCCGGCGGCGTGGTGCGGCTGTCCACCCCCGCCGTGATCGACTACGTCGTGCCGTGA